Proteins co-encoded in one Patescibacteria group bacterium genomic window:
- the yidD gene encoding membrane protein insertion efficiency factor YidD, with product MKNIVLILIKIYQKTISPDHGFFPVLKFLGGCRHNPTCSQYTHEAVKEKGALKGVWLGIKRISNCHPWGKEL from the coding sequence ATGAAAAATATTGTTTTAATTTTAATCAAAATTTACCAGAAAACCATTTCTCCCGACCATGGTTTTTTTCCTGTTTTGAAGTTTTTGGGCGGATGCCGCCACAACCCAACTTGCTCGCAATACACTCATGAAGCGGTCAAAGAAAAAGGGGCATTAAAGGGGGTATGGTTGGGAATAAAAAGAATTTCTAATTGTCATCCTTGGGGGAAAGAATTATGA
- a CDS encoding MFS transporter has translation MSLWRAGLGFMAPIFAIFLTEKIQGGNIAVVGYAAAIYWIILSLVVIPFGRYLDKNHGEKDDIWFIILGNFLAALAVCGYLLSFLPWHIYLCQVIYAIGMGMNIPGYTAIFTRHIDRGKEAFDWSVRAALIGFGSGIAGALGGVVANRFGFYILFIGVIVFLLISAFLPLLIRKELSSKDKKIIRTPAGKIYPK, from the coding sequence ATGTCGCTTTGGCGGGCGGGGTTGGGTTTTATGGCGCCTATTTTCGCGATTTTTTTGACCGAAAAAATTCAGGGAGGCAATATCGCGGTTGTTGGATACGCGGCCGCTATCTATTGGATTATTTTGTCATTGGTTGTGATTCCTTTTGGGCGATATTTAGATAAAAACCATGGCGAGAAAGATGATATTTGGTTTATTATTCTCGGTAATTTTTTAGCCGCCTTAGCTGTTTGCGGGTATCTTCTTTCTTTTCTTCCTTGGCACATTTACCTCTGTCAAGTGATTTACGCTATTGGTATGGGGATGAATATTCCCGGCTATACAGCTATTTTCACTCGCCATATTGATAGAGGCAAAGAAGCGTTTGACTGGAGCGTTCGCGCCGCTTTAATCGGTTTTGGAAGCGGAATCGCTGGCGCCTTAGGTGGAGTGGTCGCTAATCGTTTTGGTTTTTATATTCTCTTTATCGGAGTCATAGTTTTCCTTTTAATCAGCGCTTTTTTGCCTCTTTTAATCAGAAAAGAATTATCTTCAAAAGATAAAAAAATAATTAGAACGCCAGCAGGCAAAATTTATCCAAAGTAG
- the polX gene encoding DNA polymerase/3'-5' exonuclease PolX produces the protein MKNLELSQIFYSISDLLEMQGLPFRAIAFARVARVLEFLEKDIEEIYREGGIKALMDIPGVGEGIARRMEEFVKTGEVKDYQKLKRKCPVDLEGLRAVEGLGSKRIKILYEKLKVKNLKDLKKAAQAGKIGKLEGFGAKSEKNILQAIDFAAEGKGRFLLGLVLPRVRRIIGELGKLPQISRVSMAGSIRRMKETVGDVDILATSSKPKEVMDFFIGMPGITKVWAKGPTKSSIRFRDGLDCDLRIVGKESFGAALQYFTGSKEHNILTRRIARKKGLKLNEYGVYKGERKIAGETEEGVYEAIGFPYIAPELRTNTGEIEAALSGKLPKLVNLGDIRGDCHCHTNWSDGSQTIEEAAKIAQKMGYQYLAITDHAGFLKIAGALDEKKLLKQMAVIDKINKRLSGIKILKGCEVDIKKDGELAIKDEVLAKADLVLAAVHSNFKMTKRDMTKRLVNAIKNPFVNIITHPTGRVIRKREEYSFDFDAVFKTARENKTALEVNAHFKRLDLRDIYIRKATDAGVKLVINTDAHNSVEFSMMEFGVATARRGWAEKKDILNTRSADKLLEYFNK, from the coding sequence ATGAAGAATTTGGAATTGTCTCAAATTTTTTATAGCATCTCCGACTTGCTTGAAATGCAGGGGTTGCCTTTTCGCGCGATTGCTTTTGCCCGCGTCGCTCGCGTTTTGGAATTTTTGGAAAAAGACATAGAGGAAATTTATCGCGAGGGCGGGATAAAAGCGTTAATGGATATTCCCGGCGTTGGCGAGGGGATCGCCCGACGAATGGAGGAGTTTGTTAAAACAGGCGAGGTTAAGGATTATCAAAAACTTAAGAGGAAATGTCCGGTTGATTTGGAAGGATTAAGAGCCGTTGAAGGGCTCGGCTCTAAAAGAATAAAAATTCTTTACGAAAAATTAAAAGTTAAAAATTTAAAGGATTTAAAAAAGGCGGCCCAAGCGGGGAAGATAGGAAAATTGGAGGGCTTTGGCGCCAAAAGCGAAAAAAATATCTTGCAGGCGATTGATTTCGCGGCGGAGGGCAAAGGGAGATTTTTGCTTGGTTTGGTTTTGCCGAGGGTTAGGCGAATTATTGGCGAACTTGGAAAACTTCCTCAAATTAGCAGAGTTAGCATGGCTGGTTCAATTAGGCGGATGAAAGAAACGGTGGGTGATGTTGATATTCTCGCGACTTCATCAAAACCAAAGGAAGTTATGGATTTTTTCATAGGAATGCCGGGGATAACCAAGGTTTGGGCGAAAGGCCCGACAAAATCGTCAATTCGTTTTAGAGACGGGTTGGATTGTGATTTGCGAATTGTGGGAAAAGAAAGTTTTGGCGCGGCTTTGCAGTATTTCACGGGAAGCAAAGAGCATAATATTTTAACTAGACGAATTGCTAGAAAAAAAGGGCTGAAATTAAACGAATACGGAGTTTACAAGGGAGAGAGAAAAATAGCGGGCGAGACAGAGGAAGGGGTTTACGAAGCAATTGGCTTTCCATATATCGCGCCGGAATTAAGGACAAACACGGGCGAAATTGAAGCGGCTTTATCAGGTAAATTGCCGAAGTTGGTTAATCTCGGTGACATCAGAGGAGATTGCCATTGTCACACCAATTGGAGCGACGGCTCGCAGACAATTGAAGAAGCGGCAAAAATCGCTCAAAAAATGGGTTATCAATATCTAGCGATTACTGACCACGCCGGTTTTTTGAAAATAGCTGGCGCGTTGGATGAGAAAAAACTTCTCAAACAAATGGCGGTAATAGATAAAATCAACAAACGGCTTTCAGGGATTAAAATTTTGAAAGGATGCGAGGTTGATATTAAAAAAGACGGCGAATTGGCGATTAAAGATGAGGTCTTGGCGAAGGCCGACTTGGTCTTGGCGGCCGTTCATTCAAATTTCAAAATGACGAAAAGGGATATGACAAAACGGCTGGTTAACGCGATTAAAAATCCGTTTGTCAATATTATTACCCATCCAACAGGCAGAGTTATCCGCAAAAGAGAGGAATACAGTTTTGATTTTGACGCGGTCTTCAAAACGGCGCGTGAAAACAAAACTGCCTTAGAAGTCAACGCTCATTTCAAGCGATTGGACTTAAGGGATATCTATATTAGAAAGGCGACCGACGCGGGAGTTAAATTGGTCATCAATACAGACGCGCACAATTCCGTGGAATTTTCAATGATGGAATTCGGCGTTGCGACCGCTCGTCGCGGTTGGGCTGAAAAAAAAGACATCCTCAACACCCGCTCGGCAGATAAACTTTTAGAATATTTTAATAAATAA
- a CDS encoding VanZ family protein, which produces MNKKIKKWGLVFLWAGLIFFLSHQPGLKSGLPNEWDFVLRKLAHISEYFVLTLLLINALKEHCLSKKKIIVFAVLLAFAYACSDEYHQTFINAREGAARDVLIDSGGILLASYFLDGKRKKW; this is translated from the coding sequence ATGAATAAAAAGATTAAGAAATGGGGGTTGGTTTTTTTGTGGGCTGGTTTGATTTTCTTTTTGTCGCATCAGCCGGGGTTGAAGTCGGGTCTGCCTAATGAGTGGGATTTTGTTTTGCGCAAGTTGGCTCATATTTCGGAGTATTTTGTTTTGACGCTTCTTTTAATTAACGCTTTGAAAGAGCATTGTTTGAGCAAAAAGAAAATTATTGTTTTTGCCGTTTTGCTTGCTTTCGCTTATGCCTGTTCTGATGAATATCATCAAACATTTATTAACGCCCGCGAAGGAGCGGCACGCGATGTTTTAATAGACAGCGGTGGGATATTGCTTGCTTCATATTTTTTGGACGGAAAAAGAAAAAAATGGTAG
- the pilM gene encoding type IV pilus assembly protein PilM has translation MFDFSKKMAFGLDLSDRSLKIIQFKKQKGEFSLSGFATQDIPSGLIQNGEIKKEKELASVLKSALAEAKKRGVTGNRVVCNLPEEKVFIRVIQLPRMKEEEIAQAIRWEVEAHIPMSINEVYMDWQVIEPIVVSSKHIDVLIAAAPRDLVDSYSSFLKRGGLHPIALEPESVAVVRSLIKSKDHKPSVIIDLGATGTNCVVFAAEAIRFTSHIRASGRLFTEAIEKDLKVSEKEANQLKIKIGLDKTKKQGKVYRALKPIVNDLAKQISEYIDFYEENKVAQIILCGGDSLLINLPFELESALKIPVKLGNPLEGILEKIVLPKKEILAYNTAIGLALGNY, from the coding sequence ATGTTTGATTTTTCGAAAAAAATGGCTTTTGGATTAGACTTGAGCGATCGGTCTCTTAAGATTATTCAATTTAAAAAACAAAAAGGCGAGTTTTCTTTGTCTGGCTTTGCTACGCAAGATATTCCGAGTGGCCTTATCCAGAACGGAGAAATCAAAAAAGAAAAAGAATTAGCCAGTGTTTTAAAAAGCGCGCTAGCGGAAGCGAAAAAGAGAGGAGTGACTGGCAATCGGGTTGTTTGTAATTTGCCGGAAGAAAAAGTTTTTATTCGCGTTATTCAATTGCCTCGAATGAAAGAGGAAGAAATAGCGCAGGCGATCCGATGGGAAGTGGAAGCGCATATCCCCATGAGTATTAACGAGGTCTATATGGATTGGCAAGTAATAGAGCCGATAGTTGTGTCTTCTAAACATATTGATGTTCTGATCGCCGCCGCTCCGCGCGATTTAGTTGATAGTTATTCAAGTTTTCTAAAAAGAGGCGGGCTTCATCCAATTGCTTTGGAGCCGGAATCAGTCGCCGTTGTCAGAAGTTTAATTAAATCAAAAGATCACAAGCCGTCCGTTATTATTGACTTGGGGGCGACGGGAACCAACTGCGTGGTTTTCGCGGCTGAAGCGATTCGTTTTACTTCTCATATCCGCGCTTCAGGACGGCTTTTTACCGAAGCGATAGAGAAGGACTTAAAGGTTAGCGAGAAAGAAGCTAATCAATTAAAGATTAAAATTGGGTTAGACAAAACAAAGAAGCAAGGCAAAGTTTATCGCGCCTTAAAACCAATTGTTAACGATCTTGCTAAGCAAATTAGCGAATATATTGATTTCTATGAAGAAAATAAGGTCGCGCAGATTATACTTTGCGGAGGCGATTCACTTTTAATCAATCTTCCCTTTGAACTTGAGAGCGCGCTTAAGATTCCAGTTAAATTAGGCAATCCGTTGGAAGGGATTTTGGAAAAAATTGTTTTGCCTAAAAAGGAAATTCTTGCCTATAATACGGCTATAGGATTGGCTTTAGGAAATTATTAA
- the typA gene encoding translational GTPase TypA, producing the protein MEIRNIAIIAHVDHGKTAITDALMRQTGMVGDESVGMDSDTLEQERGITIYSKNASLFYKDTKINIVDTPGHADFGSEVERVLRSIDSVLLVVDAQEGPMPQTKFVLKKSLELGLKPIVILNKIDKPAANPALAHEQVLELFMDLGANEEQLNFKVIYAIGRDGIAKRNLEDESKDLTPLLDMILEEVPAALSDTSLPFRMQPFNLAYDDFLGRLAIGRIYEGVIKPGSKVIVKKPNGETRHASITRINTFQGIERKETEEAVAGDIVMIAGIPDIYIGETICANVDQEPLPAIVVDEPTISANFLVNNSPFAGREGKFVTTRHIKERLEKELEVNVGLRVDFSANDIFRVFGRGEMHLAILLENMRREGYELQISQPQVIIKVEDRVKKEPFEEVIIDVPDEFLGTIIENMSKRKGMMREMKSENGNTRLIFEAPTRGILGYRNEFVIITKGEGILCSRALEFRPYAGEIEKRSVGSMVSMATGKALGFSLFNLQSRGAIYIDPNIEVYEGMVIGNTSKGESLSVNPTKGKNLTNVRASGSDDALKLVPPLKLTLERGMEIMSEDEYLEITPKSIRLRKKFLTGIERTRAKRKS; encoded by the coding sequence ATGGAAATTAGAAACATTGCTATTATCGCCCATGTTGACCATGGGAAGACGGCTATTACCGACGCTTTGATGCGGCAGACGGGGATGGTTGGCGACGAATCGGTTGGAATGGATAGCGACACCCTTGAACAGGAAAGGGGAATTACGATTTATTCCAAAAACGCGTCGCTTTTCTACAAAGACACGAAAATCAATATCGTTGACACGCCAGGACACGCCGATTTTGGGTCGGAGGTTGAACGCGTGCTTCGGTCCATTGACTCAGTTCTTTTAGTTGTAGACGCGCAGGAAGGTCCGATGCCTCAAACCAAGTTTGTTTTGAAAAAGTCATTGGAACTTGGGCTGAAACCGATTGTCATTTTGAATAAAATTGACAAACCCGCCGCAAACCCCGCCCTTGCGCACGAGCAGGTCTTGGAACTTTTTATGGATCTTGGCGCGAATGAAGAGCAACTAAACTTTAAGGTTATTTACGCCATTGGTCGGGATGGAATTGCCAAGAGAAATTTAGAGGACGAATCAAAGGATTTAACTCCTCTTTTAGATATGATTTTAGAGGAGGTTCCGGCGGCGCTGTCTGATACATCGCTTCCTTTTAGAATGCAGCCGTTTAACTTGGCTTATGACGATTTTTTGGGGCGGCTTGCGATCGGGAGAATTTACGAGGGAGTGATTAAGCCGGGCTCGAAAGTGATTGTTAAAAAACCGAACGGCGAAACGCGACACGCGTCAATTACGAGAATTAACACATTTCAAGGGATAGAAAGAAAAGAAACCGAGGAGGCCGTCGCGGGGGATATTGTTATGATCGCGGGCATCCCCGACATCTATATTGGAGAAACGATTTGCGCCAATGTTGACCAAGAGCCGCTTCCAGCGATTGTTGTGGACGAGCCGACTATCTCCGCGAATTTTTTAGTTAACAATTCTCCTTTCGCGGGCCGAGAAGGAAAATTCGTAACAACGCGTCATATTAAAGAACGGTTGGAAAAAGAATTGGAAGTTAATGTCGGCTTAAGAGTTGATTTTTCCGCGAATGATATTTTTCGGGTCTTTGGAAGAGGAGAAATGCATTTGGCGATTCTTCTTGAAAATATGCGTCGCGAAGGATACGAACTTCAGATTTCTCAACCGCAAGTTATTATTAAAGTAGAAGACAGAGTTAAAAAAGAGCCATTTGAAGAAGTTATTATTGATGTTCCAGATGAGTTTTTGGGGACAATCATTGAGAATATGTCAAAGCGGAAAGGTATGATGCGGGAGATGAAATCAGAAAACGGAAATACGCGGCTGATTTTTGAAGCTCCGACTCGCGGAATTCTTGGCTACAGAAACGAGTTTGTTATTATCACGAAAGGAGAGGGAATTTTATGCTCGCGCGCGCTTGAATTCAGGCCATACGCGGGGGAGATTGAAAAAAGAAGCGTTGGTTCAATGGTTTCTATGGCGACAGGAAAGGCGCTTGGCTTTTCTCTTTTTAACCTGCAAAGTCGAGGCGCTATTTATATTGACCCCAATATTGAGGTTTATGAAGGAATGGTCATCGGAAACACTTCCAAAGGAGAATCTTTATCTGTTAATCCGACTAAGGGAAAAAATTTAACAAATGTGCGCGCTTCCGGTTCGGACGACGCCTTAAAACTTGTCCCTCCTTTGAAATTGACTTTAGAAAGAGGAATGGAAATTATGTCGGAAGACGAGTATTTGGAAATAACGCCCAAAAGCATCCGCCTTCGAAAAAAATTCCTCACAGGAATTGAAAGAACAAGAGCGAAGAGGAAAAGTTAA
- the rpsL gene encoding 30S ribosomal protein S12 — translation MPTIHQLIKRPRKTAKRKPKAPALWKSFNSLKNKPSTISSPFKRGVCVQVKTMTPKKPNSAMRKVARVRLTNGMEVTAYIPGEGHKLQEHSVVLIRGGRAKDLPGVRYRVVRGVLDTGGVEGRRQKRSRYGAKRPKAGAPAKGGEAAAAPAEE, via the coding sequence ATGCCTACGATTCATCAATTAATTAAGAGGCCGAGGAAGACGGCGAAGAGGAAACCAAAAGCCCCGGCTCTTTGGAAAAGTTTTAATTCGCTTAAGAATAAGCCGAGCACTATTTCGTCTCCGTTTAAACGGGGTGTTTGTGTTCAAGTTAAAACGATGACGCCGAAGAAGCCGAACTCGGCTATGCGAAAAGTGGCGAGAGTTCGTCTGACTAATGGAATGGAAGTGACTGCGTATATTCCTGGCGAGGGACACAAGTTACAAGAACACTCGGTTGTTTTAATCAGAGGCGGACGGGCGAAGGATTTGCCCGGAGTTCGTTATCGTGTCGTGAGAGGTGTTTTAGATACTGGAGGCGTGGAAGGGCGAAGGCAAAAGAGAAGCCGTTACGGAGCGAAGAGACCAAAGGCCGGAGCTCCCGCAAAGGGAGGAGAAGCGGCGGCCGCGCCAGCGGAGGAATAA
- the rpsG gene encoding 30S ribosomal protein S7, translated as MRRKRNIKREINPDPKYGNALVAKFISYLMKDGKKSIAQSIFYGAFDIIKEKVKDKDPLDVFDQAIKNASPEVEVRTKRVGGARYQVPREVRGERKIALASRWLIGSAKKKKGKPMAEKLAEELMEAARNEGVAVGKKQETHKIADANKAFAHFRW; from the coding sequence ATGCGTAGAAAAAGAAACATAAAAAGAGAAATTAATCCTGACCCTAAATATGGGAATGCTTTGGTTGCTAAGTTTATTTCTTATCTAATGAAAGATGGAAAAAAATCTATCGCGCAGAGTATTTTTTACGGCGCGTTTGATATTATTAAAGAAAAAGTAAAAGACAAAGACCCTTTGGATGTTTTTGACCAAGCGATTAAAAACGCTTCTCCCGAAGTTGAAGTGAGAACGAAACGGGTTGGAGGCGCGCGCTATCAAGTGCCGCGCGAAGTGCGAGGGGAGAGGAAAATCGCTTTGGCCTCAAGATGGCTTATTGGTTCGGCTAAAAAGAAAAAAGGCAAACCAATGGCGGAAAAACTTGCTGAAGAATTAATGGAAGCGGCGAGGAATGAAGGCGTTGCTGTAGGCAAGAAGCAAGAAACGCACAAAATAGCCGACGCCAATAAGGCCTTCGCTCATTTTAGATGGTAG
- the fusA gene encoding elongation factor G, whose product MREYPIEKVRDIGIIAHIDAGKTTVSERILFYTGISHKIGEVHEGEAIMDWMEQERERGITITSAATTCFWNPREYFAGGEKKNKYQINIIDTPGHIDFTVEVQRSLRVLDGAVVVFDGVAGVEPQSETVWRQADKFNVPRICFVNKLDRMGGNFETSLRSIWERLTPHAIAMQLPIGSEENLEGVIDLIKMKAFKFVGKSGEEVTEEEIPEDLKEKSAEYRNKMVEKIVEQEDALMEKYLGGEEIGEDDLRRVLRKAVIGYKLVPVFCGSALKNKGVQLLLDAVVDYLPSPADLPPVEGFDMRDEEKMMTRENKDEEPFAALAFKMATDPFVGQLAYVRVYSGILTSGSYVLNSITDKKERIGRILMMHSNKREEVKEVYAGGIAAVVGLKSTTTGDTLTDPDHPIVLEKITFPEPVISIAIEPKTKADQEKMGFALKKLADEDPTFRIKGDIETGQTIISGMGELHLEVLVDRMMREFGVDANVGQPQVAYKETVKKPAKAEGKYVRQTGGRGQYGHVLIRIEPQEQGKGFEFVDEIKGGVIPQEYIPATEKGIKEAMDKGVLAGYPLVDVKVTLYDGSYHDVDSSEMAFKIAGSIALQAAAKEANLILLEPIMKLEVVTPEQFMGDVIGDLSSKRGKIETMEDRGEGASKVKVISAKIPLANMFGYATQVRSLTQGRATFNMEFENYMEAPKSVVEAIVGDNK is encoded by the coding sequence ATGCGAGAGTATCCAATTGAAAAAGTTAGAGATATTGGCATTATTGCCCATATCGACGCCGGGAAAACGACCGTATCCGAACGGATTCTTTTTTATACTGGAATTTCTCATAAAATTGGAGAGGTTCACGAAGGCGAAGCGATTATGGACTGGATGGAGCAAGAAAGAGAAAGAGGAATTACGATTACTTCGGCGGCAACGACTTGTTTTTGGAATCCGAGAGAATATTTTGCTGGCGGAGAAAAGAAAAATAAATATCAAATTAATATCATTGATACTCCCGGACACATTGATTTTACCGTTGAAGTCCAGCGTTCTTTAAGAGTTCTTGACGGGGCGGTGGTTGTTTTTGATGGAGTAGCTGGAGTTGAGCCGCAGTCAGAAACCGTTTGGCGGCAAGCGGACAAATTTAATGTGCCGCGAATTTGTTTTGTTAATAAACTTGATAGAATGGGAGGGAATTTTGAAACGAGTTTGCGCTCGATTTGGGAGCGGCTTACGCCTCACGCGATTGCGATGCAACTTCCTATTGGTTCCGAGGAAAATCTTGAGGGCGTGATTGATTTAATTAAAATGAAGGCGTTTAAGTTCGTCGGCAAGAGCGGAGAGGAAGTGACTGAAGAAGAAATTCCAGAGGACTTGAAAGAGAAAAGCGCGGAATACAGAAACAAAATGGTTGAAAAAATTGTTGAGCAAGAAGACGCTTTAATGGAAAAGTATTTAGGCGGAGAAGAAATTGGAGAAGATGATTTAAGACGCGTTTTACGGAAGGCGGTTATTGGATATAAATTAGTTCCTGTTTTTTGCGGTTCGGCTTTGAAGAATAAGGGGGTTCAACTTTTACTTGACGCGGTTGTTGATTACTTGCCGTCTCCGGCTGATTTGCCGCCGGTTGAAGGGTTTGATATGAGGGACGAAGAAAAAATGATGACCCGAGAGAACAAAGACGAGGAGCCATTTGCCGCTTTGGCTTTTAAGATGGCGACTGATCCGTTTGTTGGACAGTTGGCTTATGTCCGCGTCTATTCGGGTATTTTAACGAGCGGTTCGTATGTTCTTAATTCAATTACAGACAAAAAAGAAAGAATTGGGCGGATTTTAATGATGCATTCCAATAAAAGAGAAGAGGTTAAAGAAGTTTACGCTGGTGGCATTGCTGCTGTTGTTGGGTTGAAAAGCACGACCACGGGCGATACTTTGACTGATCCCGACCACCCAATTGTTTTGGAGAAAATTACTTTCCCTGAACCAGTTATTTCTATCGCGATTGAACCAAAGACTAAAGCAGACCAAGAAAAGATGGGCTTTGCATTGAAGAAATTAGCCGATGAAGATCCGACTTTCAGAATTAAGGGCGATATTGAGACAGGACAGACAATTATTTCAGGAATGGGTGAATTACATTTAGAAGTTCTTGTTGATAGAATGATGCGAGAATTTGGCGTTGACGCGAATGTCGGGCAACCGCAGGTTGCGTACAAAGAAACAGTCAAAAAACCTGCCAAAGCGGAAGGGAAATATGTTCGCCAAACGGGCGGACGCGGCCAGTACGGACATGTTTTAATTAGAATTGAACCGCAAGAACAAGGCAAGGGTTTCGAATTTGTTGATGAAATTAAAGGAGGAGTTATCCCGCAAGAATATATTCCCGCGACTGAAAAAGGAATTAAAGAAGCGATGGATAAGGGTGTTTTGGCGGGCTATCCTTTAGTCGATGTTAAAGTCACTCTTTATGATGGCTCTTACCACGATGTTGACTCCTCGGAAATGGCCTTTAAAATCGCCGGCTCAATCGCTTTGCAGGCGGCGGCGAAAGAAGCCAATTTGATTTTATTGGAACCGATTATGAAATTAGAAGTGGTCACGCCAGAACAATTTATGGGCGATGTTATTGGTGACTTAAGTTCCAAGCGAGGCAAGATTGAAACAATGGAAGATCGAGGCGAAGGCGCGAGCAAAGTTAAGGTGATTAGCGCTAAAATTCCTTTGGCAAATATGTTTGGCTATGCGACGCAAGTTAGGTCGTTGACACAAGGACGCGCTACCTTTAATATGGAGTTTGAGAATTACATGGAAGCGCCTAAAAGCGTCGTTGAAGCGATCGTTGGAGATAATAAATAA
- the tuf gene encoding elongation factor Tu, giving the protein MMAEKFERTKPHLNVGTIGHVDHGKTTLTAAILKCLKGAGFVAQDRDVSDIDNAPEERERGLTISVTHVEYETANRHYAHIDCPGHADYIKNMITGAAQMDGGILVVSAPDGAMPQTREHILLARQVGLPALVVFLNKIDQADDPELVDLVEQEIRELLSKYEYDGDKISIVRGSALQALECGCGKTDCDKCGPILELMSKVDSDIPEPVRATEEPFLLPVEDVFSIEGRGTVATGRAERGIVKVGDEVEIIGLTDTKKTTVTGIEMFNKSLDEGRAGDNMGVLLRGTKREEITRGQVLAKPGSITPHQEFEGEIYVLSKEEGGRHTPFFNGYKPQFYIRTTDVTGDVTLPKGTEMIMPGDTANLNVKLVSPVALAEKQRFAIREGGRTVGAGVVTKIIK; this is encoded by the coding sequence ATTATGGCAGAAAAATTTGAGAGGACTAAGCCTCATCTTAATGTCGGTACGATTGGTCATGTTGACCATGGCAAAACCACTTTGACGGCGGCTATTTTAAAATGCCTCAAAGGGGCCGGTTTTGTCGCGCAAGACAGAGATGTTTCAGACATTGACAACGCTCCCGAAGAAAGAGAGCGCGGTCTGACTATTTCTGTGACACATGTTGAGTATGAGACGGCGAATAGGCATTACGCTCATATTGATTGTCCGGGACACGCTGACTACATTAAAAATATGATTACCGGCGCCGCGCAAATGGACGGCGGTATTTTAGTCGTTTCGGCTCCTGATGGCGCGATGCCTCAAACGCGCGAGCATATTCTTTTGGCTCGCCAAGTTGGTTTACCCGCCTTAGTTGTCTTTTTAAATAAAATTGACCAAGCCGATGATCCAGAATTAGTTGATTTAGTTGAGCAGGAGATTAGAGAGCTTTTGAGTAAATATGAGTATGACGGAGACAAAATCTCTATTGTTCGCGGTTCGGCCTTACAAGCGTTGGAATGCGGATGCGGCAAGACAGATTGTGATAAATGTGGTCCGATTTTGGAATTAATGAGCAAAGTTGACTCCGATATTCCCGAGCCAGTTCGCGCGACAGAGGAGCCGTTTTTGTTGCCCGTTGAGGATGTTTTCTCAATTGAAGGTCGCGGAACGGTGGCGACAGGAAGAGCCGAAAGAGGTATTGTTAAAGTAGGCGATGAAGTTGAAATAATTGGTTTAACAGACACAAAGAAAACAACTGTTACAGGTATTGAAATGTTTAACAAATCACTTGACGAGGGTAGAGCGGGTGATAATATGGGTGTTTTATTAAGAGGCACAAAAAGAGAAGAAATCACCCGAGGTCAGGTCTTAGCCAAGCCCGGATCAATCACTCCTCATCAGGAATTTGAAGGGGAAATTTATGTTTTAAGCAAAGAGGAAGGCGGAAGACACACACCTTTCTTTAATGGATATAAGCCACAGTTCTATATTAGAACAACCGATGTGACGGGCGATGTTACTCTACCAAAAGGGACAGAAATGATTATGCCGGGAGATACAGCGAATTTGAATGTTAAATTGGTCTCCCCGGTCGCATTAGCGGAGAAGCAAAGGTTTGCCATTAGAGAAGGAGGACGAACAGTTGGAGCGGGCGTAGTGACGAAAATTATCAAATAG
- the rpsJ gene encoding 30S ribosomal protein S10 has translation MAQKKETEAKQKIRIRIQAYDHKLIDQSVKQILEVVQRYDAEICGPVPLPTEFHKYTVNRSPFVNKDAREQYEMRIHKRLIDIVNPEHKVIDALMELSLPAGVDIEIKMI, from the coding sequence ATGGCGCAAAAAAAAGAAACGGAAGCAAAACAAAAAATTCGCATTAGAATTCAAGCGTATGACCACAAGCTTATTGACCAATCAGTCAAGCAGATTCTTGAAGTTGTCCAACGATACGATGCTGAAATATGCGGACCAGTTCCTTTGCCGACCGAATTTCATAAATATACGGTTAATCGCTCGCCTTTTGTCAACAAAGACGCGCGGGAACAATATGAAATGAGAATTCATAAGCGGCTGATTGATATTGTTAATCCGGAGCACAAAGTGATTGACGCGCTAATGGAATTAAGTTTACCTGCTGGCGTTGATATTGAAATAAAAATGATTTAG